In Blastopirellula sediminis, the following proteins share a genomic window:
- a CDS encoding TetR/AcrR family transcriptional regulator, giving the protein MSLELPAETRLTDRKRAAIVAAAVKEFEACGFDNTSMNKIAETAEVSKRTVYNHFESKDALFLAIVQELLDATEKMPDFDYQADRSLVDQLTEKAHRVTELFTSDSFQGLVRVTLSRFLMAPELAQQTIGDQKRFRVRLVRWLEEAVADGKLKIDDCEFAAAQFCGLLQTFTFWPQAVGLEPQPSPEVRKRVIDSTVEMFLSRYAV; this is encoded by the coding sequence TTGTCTCTCGAGCTCCCTGCGGAAACCCGTCTGACTGATCGAAAGCGCGCGGCGATCGTGGCCGCGGCGGTGAAAGAATTCGAGGCCTGCGGCTTCGATAACACCAGCATGAACAAGATCGCCGAGACGGCCGAAGTGAGCAAACGGACGGTCTACAACCACTTTGAGAGCAAGGACGCCCTCTTCCTGGCGATCGTCCAGGAACTGCTCGACGCGACCGAAAAGATGCCTGACTTCGACTACCAGGCCGACCGTTCGCTGGTCGACCAGCTGACCGAAAAGGCGCATCGGGTTACCGAACTGTTCACTTCCGACAGCTTCCAGGGTTTGGTCCGCGTCACGCTCTCCCGCTTCCTGATGGCGCCGGAACTGGCGCAGCAGACGATCGGCGATCAAAAGCGGTTCCGCGTCCGCCTGGTCCGTTGGCTGGAAGAAGCGGTCGCCGACGGCAAGCTGAAGATCGACGACTGCGAATTCGCCGCCGCCCAGTTCTGCGGGCTGCTGCAAACGTTCACCTTCTGGCCGCAAGCGGTCGGACTCGAGCCGCAACCTTCGCCAGAAGTGCGGAAGCGCGTGATCGACTCGACCGTCGAGATGTTCCTGAGCCGCTATGCCGTGTAG
- a CDS encoding BatA domain-containing protein encodes MQLANLSLLAGGLLIAVPILLHLVMRQQPKKIEFPALRFVRARQVQNQRRLELKHWILLFLRCVAILLLVLALARPSVSSASVSSWVLVGLLAFGAAIAGIIALATWTVGASRGLAMGMTGLAIALLIGLGIVTPMALSAGGGGSLGDQEAPVSAVFVFDTAPRLLYQHENQTRLEKAQEIAIWLTGQLPPESEVAVADRRSGASIFAADIGAARQAIQRLEVSAGGESMDRIVSQAIDLADSSEKKRKEIYVFTDLSEPAWKDATLSDLKKKLAEHPDYPLYLIDVSAAEVRNTAVADLQLSADSVSKNSDVLLQVEVAHDGPETSQTLELYLEQLDNALPIVEDGKLILPKADRRDRRNLQLSDGQTMSVQFRLADLPVGVHHGWVSLAAADGLDADDKRWFTLEVREPWPLLIVEPKPGASRDLINAIAPPAFQESGRAPFAVDVVTPDMLERQELDAYRGVVLIDPGSYSTNSWRNLDHYVERGGGLAIFLGPNASLDKMNAEEPQKLLPGKLARQWRAGERLWYLEPKDYQHSLLAPFREIGDSVPWRNFPIDRHWSLSELEPDANVVIPYSNGMPTLIEQRVGEGLVLTFTTSIASDEDPAWNNLFTGFDSWPFFVLSNQMARYLVRSGEERLNYFVGERASLLTGPQQAEETHLLFTPRGGDPQEVIPDRGLILIPFTDQIGTYRLRPLGGGPALGFSVNLPPYATQLSPLPPEQLNEIFGADRYQLAKEQSEIEREQGKARVGREFFSPLILLVALILAMEFALSQRFYRQEA; translated from the coding sequence ATGCAGTTGGCCAACCTCAGTTTGCTCGCCGGCGGACTGCTGATCGCGGTGCCGATTCTGTTGCATCTGGTGATGCGGCAGCAGCCGAAGAAGATCGAGTTTCCCGCTTTGCGGTTCGTCCGTGCGCGTCAGGTGCAAAACCAACGCCGGCTTGAACTGAAGCATTGGATTCTGCTTTTCCTTCGCTGCGTGGCGATTTTACTGTTGGTGCTGGCCCTTGCTCGGCCGAGCGTCAGTTCCGCTTCGGTCAGCAGTTGGGTCTTGGTTGGTCTCTTGGCGTTTGGCGCGGCGATCGCCGGGATCATTGCGTTGGCGACCTGGACGGTCGGCGCCAGTCGCGGTCTGGCGATGGGGATGACCGGATTGGCGATTGCGCTGCTGATTGGTCTGGGGATCGTCACGCCGATGGCATTATCGGCCGGCGGGGGCGGTTCGCTGGGAGATCAAGAGGCGCCGGTCTCGGCGGTCTTCGTCTTCGACACAGCGCCCCGACTGCTCTATCAACATGAGAACCAGACGCGGCTCGAGAAAGCGCAAGAGATTGCGATCTGGCTGACGGGGCAATTGCCGCCGGAGAGCGAAGTGGCAGTCGCCGATCGTCGCAGCGGAGCTTCGATCTTTGCCGCCGATATCGGCGCCGCGCGGCAAGCGATTCAGCGGCTGGAAGTTTCCGCCGGCGGCGAAAGCATGGACCGCATCGTCTCCCAGGCGATTGATCTGGCCGACTCAAGCGAGAAGAAGCGGAAAGAGATTTACGTCTTTACCGATTTGAGTGAGCCTGCCTGGAAAGACGCGACGCTGAGCGACTTGAAAAAGAAGCTGGCCGAGCATCCTGACTATCCGCTTTACTTGATCGACGTTAGTGCGGCGGAGGTTCGCAACACGGCCGTCGCCGATTTGCAACTGTCGGCCGATAGCGTTTCGAAAAATAGCGACGTGCTGCTGCAAGTGGAAGTGGCGCATGACGGGCCGGAAACATCGCAGACGCTGGAGCTGTATCTGGAGCAACTCGATAACGCGTTGCCGATTGTCGAAGATGGCAAGCTGATTCTGCCAAAGGCGGACCGCCGTGATCGTCGTAATCTGCAACTCTCCGACGGCCAAACGATGTCGGTGCAGTTTCGCCTGGCCGACTTGCCGGTCGGGGTGCATCATGGCTGGGTCAGTCTGGCGGCGGCCGATGGTCTCGACGCCGACGACAAACGTTGGTTTACGCTGGAAGTCCGCGAGCCGTGGCCGCTGCTCATCGTGGAGCCGAAGCCGGGCGCGTCGCGCGATCTGATCAACGCGATCGCTCCGCCGGCGTTTCAGGAGTCGGGTCGCGCTCCGTTCGCCGTCGATGTGGTGACGCCCGACATGCTGGAGCGGCAAGAGCTGGACGCTTACCGTGGCGTGGTGCTGATCGATCCAGGCTCCTATTCAACCAACTCCTGGCGAAACCTTGATCACTACGTCGAGCGGGGCGGGGGACTCGCGATCTTCCTGGGGCCGAATGCGTCGCTCGACAAGATGAACGCCGAAGAGCCGCAGAAGTTGTTGCCAGGGAAACTGGCCCGGCAGTGGCGTGCCGGCGAACGGCTCTGGTATCTGGAGCCGAAAGACTATCAGCACAGCTTGCTCGCGCCGTTCCGTGAGATCGGCGATAGCGTGCCGTGGCGCAACTTCCCGATTGATCGCCATTGGTCGCTGTCGGAACTGGAGCCGGACGCCAACGTCGTCATTCCGTACAGCAACGGGATGCCGACCTTGATCGAACAGCGGGTCGGGGAAGGGCTGGTGCTGACCTTCACCACGTCGATCGCATCGGATGAAGATCCGGCTTGGAACAACTTGTTCACCGGCTTCGACTCGTGGCCCTTCTTCGTGCTGTCGAATCAGATGGCGCGGTACCTGGTCCGGAGCGGCGAAGAGCGACTCAACTATTTTGTCGGCGAACGAGCTTCGCTGCTGACCGGTCCGCAGCAAGCGGAAGAAACCCACTTGCTGTTCACGCCGCGCGGTGGCGATCCGCAAGAGGTGATTCCTGATCGCGGCTTGATCTTGATTCCGTTCACCGATCAGATCGGCACCTATCGACTTCGCCCGCTTGGCGGCGGACCGGCGCTGGGGTTCAGCGTCAACTTGCCGCCGTATGCGACGCAGCTTTCTCCCTTGCCGCCGGAGCAGTTGAACGAGATCTTCGGCGCCGATCGCTATCAGCTCGCCAAAGAGCAGAGCGAGATCGAACGCGAACAGGGCAAGGCTCGCGTCGGGCGTGAGTTCTTCTCGCCGCTGATCTTGCTGGTCGCGCTGATCTTGGCGATGGAGTTCGCCTTGTCGCAACGCTTCTATCGGCAGGAGGCGTAG
- a CDS encoding efflux RND transporter permease subunit has translation MNYLPEFAIKRPTVVVSIVLMTVIWGIVSFMTMPRREDPEFTIKVCVVATQWSGASAQKVEELITDPLEEAIDGLEEVKLIRSTSSNGLSTIFVELEDSLPSSKVDDIWDKVRARVRNVQMPEPNIEPFVNDEFTDTNIILFAVHQKPLDGATEIDPAYAYTPRDLDIYSEQIRDELRLLPGVAKVDRFGVLDEAIYIETDAGTWSKLGLTSTQLMQLVAARNIVAPGGTIDADDGRFYVKPGGEFDAVQELDSIIAALSPTDSAANHVYLDSLGMSVRRDYIDPPPRICRYGDTELEQTAVVVAVTMKSGSNIIDICDSAKAKVDQMQNVAGLLPPDLGVTIISDQSDSVKGRIRDVIVNIIEAILIVIVVVYLVVGFRTAAVMAANIPFVVLSSIGVITLFNVQLEQMSLASMIIALGLLVDNAVQICDQARTNQMAGMSPVEAAVSGAQMLGASMLNGTLTTIAAFVPMLIALDGANREFIYGLPITLSVMLGISWILAMTFCVILAAAFIRAPKDLNNPTAPIPWLMAWCAKRFRKGGKPHSEGHGFIYETYAWLGRFALRYKFATIGLSVLVLILAMRLPVGSEFFPLTERDQFVVEVWLPEIATIEQTDAVAKQVEGMIRKLSPYVDDEGNERQRLAAMRTLVGGGGSRWYLSWEPEPRKPNYAEILVHTTDGKRTHEFAEKLRAVAREGDESLGLQPIAGARVVPIEMFLGPPADPVVMRVVGDGFADMNRLHAAADRVKAMVEAQPETWDVNDSWGVEGYQLRVNVDPDKASLSQVGNSQIAETLNAYYSGRLLTTFREGDHQVPVYFRLQPEGRRSIADIESAYVEGDIGKVPLSAVASVAATWEPAIIDRRDMNRTIEVRSRVEPGASGNDITMRVMNSPEMQELQAHLPPGFRVEIGGAMEESLKAQGKMLKSFGLSFVVIILLLIVQFNSLSKMLVIVATLPLAMIGSIFGLWVTSNPLGFMPQLGVLSLFGIVLNAGIIYMEFADIVLRERAEKGNGDGPILGLTKPEFRAALVEAGRQRLMPIFLTTATTVGGLFPLALAGGPLWEGMAWLMIYGLMVATLLTLFVIPALYAVVIETFGVRPFSIKGTPSPSE, from the coding sequence GTGAACTATCTACCTGAATTCGCCATCAAGCGGCCGACGGTGGTCGTGTCGATCGTGCTGATGACGGTCATCTGGGGGATCGTCAGCTTCATGACGATGCCCCGCCGCGAAGATCCGGAGTTCACGATCAAGGTTTGCGTCGTCGCCACGCAGTGGAGCGGCGCGTCGGCGCAGAAGGTCGAAGAGCTGATTACTGATCCGCTGGAAGAAGCGATCGACGGCCTCGAAGAGGTGAAGCTGATTCGCTCGACTTCGAGCAACGGGCTGTCGACGATCTTCGTCGAGCTGGAAGATTCGCTCCCCAGCAGCAAGGTCGACGACATCTGGGACAAGGTCCGCGCCCGCGTTCGCAACGTCCAGATGCCGGAACCGAACATCGAGCCGTTCGTCAACGACGAGTTCACCGACACCAACATCATTTTGTTCGCGGTCCATCAAAAGCCGCTCGACGGCGCGACCGAAATCGATCCGGCCTACGCCTACACGCCGCGCGACTTGGATATCTATTCCGAGCAGATCCGCGACGAGTTGCGTTTGCTGCCCGGCGTCGCCAAGGTCGATCGCTTTGGCGTTTTGGACGAAGCGATTTATATCGAAACCGATGCGGGCACCTGGTCGAAGTTGGGACTTACTTCGACGCAGCTCATGCAGCTGGTGGCTGCCCGCAATATCGTCGCCCCCGGCGGAACGATTGACGCCGATGACGGCCGTTTCTACGTGAAGCCGGGGGGCGAATTTGACGCGGTGCAAGAGCTTGACTCGATCATCGCCGCTCTTTCGCCGACCGACAGCGCCGCCAACCATGTCTATCTCGATAGCCTGGGGATGAGCGTGCGGCGCGACTATATCGATCCTCCTCCGCGGATCTGCCGTTACGGCGATACCGAGCTGGAGCAGACGGCGGTGGTCGTGGCGGTGACGATGAAGTCAGGCTCGAACATCATCGACATCTGCGACTCGGCCAAAGCGAAGGTCGATCAGATGCAGAATGTCGCCGGCCTGTTGCCGCCCGATCTCGGCGTGACGATTATCTCGGACCAGTCGGACAGCGTCAAAGGACGTATCCGCGACGTGATCGTCAATATTATCGAAGCGATCCTGATCGTGATCGTCGTGGTCTACCTGGTGGTCGGTTTCCGGACCGCCGCGGTGATGGCGGCCAACATTCCGTTCGTCGTGCTGTCGTCGATCGGCGTGATCACGCTGTTTAACGTGCAGCTGGAGCAGATGTCGCTGGCGTCGATGATCATCGCGCTCGGCCTGTTGGTCGACAATGCGGTGCAGATCTGCGATCAGGCCCGCACCAATCAAATGGCCGGGATGTCGCCGGTCGAGGCGGCGGTCTCCGGCGCCCAGATGCTTGGCGCGTCGATGCTGAACGGAACGTTGACGACGATCGCGGCCTTCGTGCCGATGCTGATCGCGCTGGACGGCGCCAACCGCGAGTTCATCTACGGCTTACCGATCACGTTGTCGGTGATGCTGGGGATCAGCTGGATCTTGGCGATGACCTTCTGCGTGATCCTGGCCGCCGCGTTCATCCGGGCGCCGAAAGATCTGAATAACCCGACCGCGCCGATTCCGTGGCTGATGGCCTGGTGTGCGAAGCGGTTCCGCAAGGGAGGGAAGCCCCACTCCGAAGGGCATGGCTTCATTTACGAGACTTACGCTTGGCTCGGCCGATTCGCGCTGCGGTACAAGTTCGCCACGATCGGGCTGTCGGTTTTGGTGCTGATCTTGGCGATGCGTCTGCCGGTCGGGAGCGAGTTCTTCCCGCTGACCGAACGCGATCAGTTTGTCGTCGAAGTCTGGCTGCCGGAGATCGCGACGATCGAACAGACCGACGCCGTCGCCAAGCAGGTCGAAGGGATGATCCGCAAACTTTCGCCGTATGTGGATGACGAAGGGAACGAGCGACAGCGCCTGGCTGCAATGCGAACGCTGGTCGGCGGCGGCGGTTCGCGCTGGTATCTCTCGTGGGAGCCGGAGCCGCGGAAACCGAACTACGCCGAGATCCTGGTCCACACCACCGACGGCAAACGAACGCATGAGTTCGCCGAAAAGTTGCGAGCGGTCGCGCGAGAGGGAGATGAATCGCTGGGACTTCAGCCGATCGCCGGCGCTCGGGTGGTGCCGATCGAAATGTTCCTCGGTCCGCCGGCCGATCCGGTGGTGATGCGCGTCGTCGGCGATGGGTTCGCCGATATGAATCGTTTGCATGCGGCCGCCGATCGCGTGAAAGCGATGGTCGAAGCGCAGCCGGAGACGTGGGACGTGAACGACTCGTGGGGCGTCGAAGGGTACCAGTTGCGGGTCAACGTCGATCCCGACAAGGCGAGCTTGTCGCAGGTCGGCAATTCGCAGATCGCCGAAACGCTGAACGCCTACTACTCGGGACGCTTGCTCACTACCTTCCGCGAAGGGGATCACCAGGTGCCGGTCTATTTCCGGCTGCAACCGGAAGGGCGGCGTTCGATCGCCGATATAGAGTCGGCCTACGTCGAAGGGGATATCGGCAAGGTTCCGCTCTCAGCGGTGGCGAGCGTCGCCGCGACCTGGGAGCCGGCGATCATCGATCGTCGCGACATGAACCGAACGATCGAAGTCCGCTCGCGGGTCGAACCGGGCGCCTCCGGAAACGACATCACGATGCGAGTGATGAACTCGCCGGAGATGCAAGAGTTGCAGGCCCATTTGCCGCCGGGCTTTCGGGTGGAGATCGGCGGCGCCATGGAAGAGTCGCTGAAGGCCCAAGGGAAGATGCTCAAATCGTTCGGGCTGTCGTTCGTGGTGATCATCCTGCTGCTGATCGTTCAGTTCAACAGTCTCTCGAAGATGTTGGTGATCGTTGCGACCTTGCCGCTGGCGATGATCGGCTCGATCTTCGGGTTGTGGGTGACGTCGAATCCGCTCGGCTTTATGCCGCAGCTCGGGGTGTTGTCGCTGTTCGGCATCGTGCTGAACGCCGGCATCATCTACATGGAGTTCGCTGACATCGTTCTGCGGGAACGCGCAGAAAAAGGAAACGGCGACGGGCCGATCCTC
- a CDS encoding glutamine amidotransferase, with the protein MSGWYLQPTFDSLTVVFITAVVLVALLAIAPSFAASTERRRGLIALLRFGAILLLVLTMLRPTWLTTTTRPQTATLVVLFDVSQSMSIPDSSGGETRYEAVKDALKGVQSDLASLGQNIEVAVYSFDSHAERAAFERGKITFPPKADGRFTDIGSSLDDVLRQMAGKKLAGVVLLSDGAQRVFTPRVELQRAARDLARLDVPLHTLTFGQAIDPSQARDVAVKTLADQFTVFVKNELVVQAAVHIQGMANRPVPVQLILENEKGEATVIDTKRIQTSKDQETVDVGFRYTPQTPGQYKLTVAVEPQEGELITKNNRLDAYLNVLSGGLKVLYLEGRVLDRFEQKFLRRAVATSADMQIDFQWIDRRRRKQWPIDLTKQIEEGKYDVFLIGDLDSSALTDETWTLLAKQVEEGKGLMMQGGFHTFGAGRYQRTPLADVLPITINRFEGQDFDAPIREDLHVNGKLPLRPTKPHYLTTIAAITDNDEAWRSLPPMHGANHFEGVKPRAQVLLESDRNVPILVAGEYGLGRVLAFGVDGTWQWAMFGKADLHKRFWRQAILWLAKKEELERRDVYVELPQRRFPPQSQFTFNAGARDAAGDVIADATFQASLIAPDGSKSNLRLSPGDEGVVGTVETGDAAGDYLIEVTALRDGKTLGTGTGRFFVADQDLELADPSAKPSQMASLAAITSAAGGRAWAAEQLPELIEMVKKSPPETEIEVQTKWTWPESTRDAWLNLILVVALLGGEWYLRKKWGMV; encoded by the coding sequence ATGTCTGGCTGGTACCTGCAACCGACGTTCGACAGTTTGACGGTCGTGTTTATCACGGCGGTGGTGCTGGTCGCGCTGTTGGCGATTGCTCCGTCGTTTGCCGCAAGCACGGAACGTCGCCGCGGGCTGATCGCGCTGCTCCGCTTCGGCGCCATCCTGCTTCTCGTGCTGACGATGCTCCGTCCCACTTGGTTGACGACGACCACCCGTCCGCAAACGGCGACGCTGGTCGTGCTGTTCGACGTCAGTCAAAGCATGTCGATCCCCGATTCATCCGGCGGGGAGACGCGCTATGAAGCGGTGAAAGATGCGCTGAAGGGCGTGCAGTCCGATCTGGCTTCGCTCGGTCAGAACATCGAAGTCGCCGTCTACTCGTTTGACTCGCATGCGGAACGGGCCGCGTTTGAGCGTGGGAAGATCACCTTCCCGCCGAAAGCGGATGGGCGGTTTACCGATATCGGTTCGTCGCTGGATGACGTGCTGCGGCAGATGGCCGGCAAGAAACTGGCCGGCGTCGTGCTGCTGTCCGACGGCGCCCAGCGTGTGTTTACCCCGCGGGTTGAACTGCAACGTGCGGCTCGCGACCTGGCTCGCTTGGATGTGCCGCTCCATACGCTTACCTTCGGTCAGGCGATCGATCCTTCGCAGGCCCGCGATGTGGCGGTCAAAACGCTGGCCGATCAGTTCACCGTCTTTGTGAAGAACGAACTGGTCGTTCAGGCAGCGGTTCATATTCAAGGGATGGCGAATCGCCCGGTTCCGGTTCAGTTGATTCTGGAAAACGAAAAGGGAGAAGCGACCGTCATCGACACGAAGCGGATCCAGACAAGCAAAGATCAAGAGACGGTCGACGTCGGTTTTCGCTACACGCCGCAAACGCCCGGACAGTACAAGCTGACCGTGGCGGTCGAGCCGCAAGAGGGCGAATTAATCACGAAGAACAATCGGCTCGACGCTTACCTGAACGTACTCTCGGGCGGACTGAAGGTGTTGTACCTCGAAGGTCGCGTCCTTGATCGCTTTGAGCAAAAGTTCCTTCGCCGCGCAGTCGCCACGTCGGCCGACATGCAGATCGACTTCCAGTGGATCGATCGTCGCCGCCGCAAGCAATGGCCGATCGACCTGACCAAGCAAATTGAAGAGGGGAAGTACGACGTCTTTCTGATCGGCGACCTTGATTCCTCGGCCCTCACGGACGAAACCTGGACGCTATTGGCGAAGCAGGTCGAAGAGGGAAAAGGGTTGATGATGCAGGGGGGCTTTCATACGTTTGGCGCCGGGCGTTATCAGCGAACCCCGCTGGCTGACGTGCTGCCGATCACGATAAATCGGTTTGAAGGGCAGGACTTCGACGCGCCGATTCGAGAAGACTTGCACGTCAACGGGAAGCTCCCGCTGCGACCGACCAAGCCGCACTATCTGACGACGATCGCCGCCATCACCGACAATGACGAAGCGTGGCGATCGCTGCCGCCGATGCATGGCGCCAATCACTTTGAAGGAGTGAAGCCGCGGGCCCAGGTTTTGCTCGAAAGCGACCGGAACGTGCCGATCCTGGTCGCCGGCGAATATGGACTTGGTCGCGTGTTGGCCTTCGGCGTTGATGGAACGTGGCAATGGGCGATGTTCGGTAAAGCTGATCTGCACAAGCGATTCTGGCGACAAGCGATTCTGTGGCTCGCGAAGAAGGAAGAACTGGAACGCCGCGACGTTTATGTCGAACTGCCGCAGCGCCGCTTTCCGCCGCAGTCGCAGTTTACGTTCAACGCCGGCGCGCGTGACGCGGCCGGCGACGTGATCGCCGACGCCACCTTTCAGGCGTCGCTGATCGCACCGGACGGCAGCAAAAGCAATCTTCGTCTCTCGCCGGGAGACGAAGGAGTGGTCGGGACGGTCGAAACGGGAGACGCCGCCGGCGACTACTTGATCGAAGTGACGGCGCTGCGCGACGGCAAGACGCTTGGAACCGGAACTGGCCGATTCTTCGTCGCCGATCAAGATCTGGAACTGGCCGACCCCTCGGCCAAGCCGTCGCAAATGGCGAGTCTCGCCGCCATCACTTCCGCGGCCGGCGGTCGGGCTTGGGCGGCGGAGCAATTGCCGGAACTGATCGAAATGGTGAAGAAGTCGCCGCCGGAAACCGAAATCGAAGTCCAAACCAAATGGACCTGGCCCGAGTCGACCCGCGACGCATGGCTCAATCTGATCCTGGTCGTCGCATTGCTGGGGGGCGAATGGTACCTGCGGAAGAAGTGGGGCATGGTCTAA
- a CDS encoding HlyD family secretion protein, giving the protein MAFTRILSHLPAFVAVAGLLVGGVFGCSQQPEAVEVRKPPRPVSTMTLTTTRPGVASEVTGSVVSWKTEQIGFEVPGRVSQVIEPNEQIEGRIVAQNGETHLLSEGTPLARLDDERLRIAVESAKAAVEVSRRQIDAVQVDIEQRIPASIAAVEAEKKLAEIELARTQKLFDKSASTQANLDQATTNMATAEANLARSKAELAARHAELRSLEAQTLQAEQQLADAERNLKDAVLYSSFRGQVAKTHVLPGSYVAAGDPVVTVQLMDPVSVEFELSAAASRKFQHGDSLRVYTINPAQQRKDLCGFVYLTDAVADPQTRTFTVKLLARNEEVQMAPPTELQGHPVARTVDLWPMNIGPILSGDKRLFVEEESIHHDAQGAFVWKATNRHMGEISDNKNRVLTVEKIRVAAQPVSVPFLGNWHFVPVTIQSDQNFDPERDLIAGKLIVEGQKPDDWNGDKLLYDRGGWLLRPGDLVRVELSDESNEAGLYVPMKAIRHAGDQAAVFVVDRSNPDRLIARKVLVTIATADETLRSDAALQRIEPEEPGALASGAELVVEGTHYLVDGDEIVVIKKPGAAE; this is encoded by the coding sequence ATGGCCTTTACCCGCATTTTATCGCATTTACCGGCTTTCGTCGCTGTTGCTGGCCTCTTGGTCGGCGGAGTTTTCGGCTGTTCGCAGCAGCCGGAAGCGGTCGAAGTCCGCAAGCCGCCGCGGCCGGTCTCGACCATGACCCTGACTACAACGCGTCCTGGGGTCGCTTCGGAGGTAACCGGATCGGTCGTTTCTTGGAAAACGGAGCAAATTGGCTTCGAGGTCCCTGGCCGAGTCAGCCAGGTAATCGAGCCGAACGAACAGATCGAAGGGCGGATCGTCGCCCAGAATGGGGAGACCCATTTGTTGTCGGAGGGAACCCCTCTGGCGCGACTGGACGACGAGCGACTGCGGATTGCGGTCGAATCGGCTAAGGCCGCCGTTGAGGTGAGCCGTCGTCAGATTGACGCGGTGCAGGTCGACATCGAGCAGCGGATTCCGGCCAGCATCGCCGCCGTCGAAGCGGAAAAGAAACTGGCCGAGATCGAACTAGCCCGCACGCAGAAGCTGTTCGACAAGTCGGCCAGCACGCAGGCGAATCTCGATCAGGCGACTACCAATATGGCGACCGCCGAAGCGAATCTGGCCCGCTCGAAAGCGGAACTCGCCGCGCGTCATGCCGAACTCCGTTCGCTCGAAGCGCAAACGCTGCAAGCCGAACAACAATTGGCCGACGCCGAGCGAAATCTGAAAGACGCCGTCCTCTACAGCTCATTCCGGGGACAAGTCGCCAAGACTCACGTCTTGCCTGGCAGCTACGTCGCGGCCGGCGATCCGGTCGTCACGGTGCAACTGATGGATCCGGTCTCGGTCGAGTTTGAACTTTCCGCCGCGGCGTCGCGCAAGTTCCAGCATGGGGACTCGCTTCGCGTTTACACCATCAATCCGGCGCAGCAGCGAAAAGATCTCTGCGGCTTCGTCTATCTGACCGACGCTGTCGCCGATCCGCAGACCCGCACCTTCACCGTAAAACTGCTGGCGCGGAACGAAGAAGTGCAGATGGCGCCGCCAACGGAACTGCAAGGACACCCGGTCGCGCGAACGGTTGATCTCTGGCCAATGAACATCGGCCCGATCTTAAGCGGCGACAAGCGGCTCTTCGTCGAAGAGGAGTCGATCCATCATGACGCGCAAGGCGCCTTCGTCTGGAAGGCGACCAATCGGCACATGGGAGAAATCTCCGACAACAAGAATCGAGTGCTGACCGTCGAGAAGATCCGCGTCGCCGCCCAACCGGTCAGCGTTCCGTTTCTGGGGAATTGGCACTTTGTGCCGGTCACGATTCAAAGCGATCAAAACTTTGACCCCGAACGCGACCTGATCGCCGGTAAGTTGATTGTCGAAGGGCAAAAGCCGGACGATTGGAACGGCGACAAGCTCCTTTACGATCGCGGCGGTTGGCTGCTGCGGCCGGGCGATCTGGTTCGGGTCGAACTGTCGGACGAATCGAACGAAGCGGGGCTTTACGTCCCGATGAAGGCGATCCGCCATGCCGGCGATCAGGCGGCGGTCTTCGTCGTCGATCGCAGCAATCCGGATCGTCTGATCGCGCGCAAGGTTCTGGTGACGATCGCTACGGCCGATGAGACGTTGCGTTCGGACGCCGCGCTGCAGCGGATCGAACCGGAAGAGCCGGGCGCGTTGGCGTCTGGCGCCGAGTTGGTCGTCGAAGGGACCCATTATCTGGTCGACGGGGATGAGATCGTCGTCATCAAAAAGCCAGGAGCCGCCGAGTGA